A genomic window from Flintibacter sp. KGMB00164 includes:
- the rbr gene encoding rubrerythrin: MQGPIVTERNVRKLKHLPLSVRVPIEEDNPSIVRWEEKCIRCGMCKEACTNLMGVLGTYTLEETGGKAVCIYCGQCANVCPVDSITERDECPQVQQAIADPNKVVVVSTSPAVRAALGEEFGMEPGAFVEGKMVALLRALGVDYVLDTNFAADLTIVEEASELIRRITEKDRPLPQFTSCCPGWVHFTEIYAPELLPHLSTAKSPIGMQGPTVKTYFAKQMGLDPRQIVHVTLTPCTAKKFEVRREEMHAAGDYHGIQGMRDTDQVITTRELAQWAKAAGIDWTALEDSAYDSLMGKASGAGVIFGNTGGVMEAALRTAYAYLTGQSAPESLLQLDPVRGYDGVREAQVTIGDLTLQVAVVYGTANARRFLEHMKGSGKQYHFVEVMACPGGCIGGGGQPKDLMKNADETRKSRIAALYQRDGSMTLRSSHENPEIKAVYEAFYGQPLSELAEQMLHTTYYDRSDIRKRKDEKPMNKWKCKICGYIYEGETLPEDFTCPLCKQPASSFEKLEQAPAKSGSKYAGTQTEKNLEAAFAGESQARNKYTYFSTVAQQEGYEQIAALFRQTAENEMAHAKLWFEELGGLGDTAHNLLHAAEGENYEWTDMYDGFAKTAEEEGFPELAAKFRLVAAIEKRHEERYRALLRNVETAQVFEKSEVKVWECRNCGHIVVGTAAPEVCPTCRYSQSFFEIHCENY, translated from the coding sequence ATGCAGGGACCTATCGTAACAGAAAGGAATGTGAGGAAACTGAAACATCTACCCTTATCCGTCCGCGTCCCCATTGAGGAGGACAACCCCAGCATCGTGCGCTGGGAAGAAAAGTGTATCCGCTGCGGCATGTGCAAGGAGGCCTGCACCAACCTGATGGGCGTGCTGGGCACCTACACGCTGGAGGAAACCGGCGGGAAGGCGGTCTGTATCTACTGCGGACAGTGCGCCAATGTCTGCCCGGTGGACAGCATCACCGAGCGGGACGAATGTCCCCAGGTACAGCAGGCCATTGCCGACCCCAACAAGGTGGTGGTGGTCAGCACCTCTCCGGCGGTCCGTGCCGCTCTGGGTGAGGAATTCGGCATGGAACCCGGCGCCTTTGTAGAGGGCAAGATGGTGGCCCTGCTCCGCGCTCTGGGTGTGGACTATGTGCTGGACACCAACTTCGCCGCCGACCTGACCATCGTAGAGGAGGCCAGCGAGCTGATCCGCCGAATCACGGAAAAGGATCGCCCCCTTCCCCAGTTCACCAGCTGCTGTCCCGGCTGGGTACACTTTACTGAGATTTATGCCCCGGAACTGCTGCCCCATCTCTCCACCGCCAAAAGCCCTATCGGCATGCAGGGTCCCACGGTTAAGACCTACTTTGCCAAACAGATGGGACTGGATCCCCGGCAGATCGTCCACGTCACTCTGACTCCGTGTACGGCCAAGAAATTCGAGGTCCGGCGGGAGGAGATGCACGCCGCCGGTGACTACCACGGCATCCAGGGAATGCGGGACACCGACCAGGTCATCACCACCCGGGAGCTGGCCCAGTGGGCCAAGGCCGCCGGCATCGACTGGACCGCTCTGGAGGACTCCGCCTACGACTCCCTGATGGGCAAGGCCTCGGGAGCCGGCGTGATCTTCGGCAACACCGGCGGTGTGATGGAGGCTGCCCTGCGCACCGCCTACGCATACCTCACCGGCCAGAGCGCCCCGGAATCCCTGCTGCAGCTGGACCCGGTGCGCGGGTACGATGGCGTTCGTGAGGCTCAGGTGACCATCGGCGATCTGACCCTTCAGGTGGCTGTGGTATACGGCACCGCCAATGCCCGCCGCTTCCTGGAGCACATGAAGGGAAGCGGCAAGCAGTACCACTTTGTGGAGGTCATGGCCTGTCCGGGAGGCTGCATCGGCGGCGGCGGACAGCCCAAGGATCTGATGAAAAATGCCGATGAGACTCGCAAGAGCCGCATCGCGGCCCTGTATCAGCGGGACGGCTCCATGACGCTGCGCAGCAGCCATGAGAACCCGGAAATCAAGGCTGTCTATGAGGCCTTCTACGGCCAGCCCCTCAGCGAGCTGGCGGAACAGATGCTGCATACGACCTATTACGACCGCAGCGATATCAGAAAAAGAAAGGACGAAAAACCGATGAATAAGTGGAAATGTAAGATTTGCGGCTATATCTATGAGGGCGAGACTCTGCCCGAGGACTTTACCTGCCCCCTGTGCAAGCAGCCCGCCTCCTCCTTTGAAAAGCTGGAGCAGGCCCCTGCCAAGAGCGGCAGCAAGTACGCCGGCACCCAGACCGAGAAAAACCTGGAGGCCGCCTTTGCCGGAGAGTCTCAGGCCCGCAACAAGTACACCTATTTCTCCACGGTAGCCCAGCAGGAGGGATATGAGCAGATCGCGGCCCTGTTCCGGCAGACCGCGGAAAATGAGATGGCCCACGCCAAGCTGTGGTTTGAGGAGCTGGGCGGCCTGGGAGACACCGCTCACAATCTGCTCCATGCCGCCGAGGGCGAAAACTACGAGTGGACGGACATGTATGACGGCTTTGCCAAGACCGCCGAGGAGGAGGGTTTCCCCGAGCTGGCCGCCAAATTCCGCCTGGTCGCCGCCATTGAGAAGCGCCACGAGGAGCGCTACCGCGCCCTGCTGCGCAATGTGGAGACCGCCCAGGTCTTTGAAAAGAGCGAGGTCAAGGTTTGGGAGTGCCGCAACTGCGGTCACATCGTGGTGGGCACCGCTGCCCCCGAGGTGTGCCCCACCTGCCGCTACAGCCAGAGCTTCTTCGAGATCCACTGCGAGAACTACTGA
- a CDS encoding FadR/GntR family transcriptional regulator yields MALQHIEKVNVTNQVVSFIQKNIQDGTWPVGSKIPSENQMTEALGVSRPSVRAAIRHFVGLGVLDSIHGKGTFVISNQVAPGNQGISRFTSADFQDIKKVLEFRWLIEPEACYMATQAADPQMVDRLRDLLNHMVDQVGNQDAFVQADIDFHLELCRSSGNPLILKCMEMVYTENRNDFTLINDQFGYKDGIYYHTLIYKAIEEGNAELARDYMQEHLRQALDRMEIEQ; encoded by the coding sequence ATGGCTCTACAACACATTGAGAAAGTAAATGTTACCAATCAGGTCGTATCCTTTATTCAGAAGAACATCCAGGATGGGACATGGCCGGTAGGCAGCAAAATTCCCTCTGAAAATCAGATGACAGAAGCTTTGGGAGTCAGCCGCCCCAGTGTTCGGGCAGCAATTCGTCATTTTGTTGGATTGGGTGTATTGGATAGCATCCATGGAAAAGGAACGTTTGTTATCAGTAATCAGGTTGCTCCCGGTAACCAGGGGATCAGTCGCTTTACCTCTGCAGACTTCCAAGACATAAAAAAAGTGCTGGAGTTCCGGTGGTTAATTGAGCCTGAAGCCTGTTACATGGCCACTCAGGCAGCAGATCCTCAAATGGTGGATCGCCTTCGTGATCTGCTTAACCACATGGTTGATCAGGTAGGAAACCAAGATGCCTTTGTCCAGGCCGATATTGATTTCCATTTGGAATTATGCCGCAGTTCGGGAAATCCTCTGATTTTAAAGTGTATGGAAATGGTCTATACGGAGAATCGGAATGACTTTACTCTGATTAACGATCAATTCGGCTATAAAGACGGTATCTATTACCACACTTTGATATATAAAGCAATTGAAGAGGGCAATGCAGAATTGGCTCGGGACTACATGCAGGAGCATCTGCGTCAGGCGTTGGATCGGATGGAAATTGAGCAATGA
- a CDS encoding enolase C-terminal domain-like protein — protein sequence MGVTIQDIRVICTAPEGINLVVIKVETNQPGLYGLGCGTFAYRHLLVKQVVEEYLKPLLVGRNAENIEELWQLMHQNAYWRNGPVENNAISGVDMALWDIKGKLAGMPCYQLFGGKCREGIPVYRHVDGKDLSEICENIQRYQEMGITHLRCQCGGYGGGRYGKAPSTAPEGAPDGIYLDSRRYIRDTVKLFQGIRDRVGYDIALVHDVHERIAPVEAVRLAKELEPYDLFFLEDPVPLEQTEWLKVLRQQTSIPIAQGELFNNPAEWKYLISEHLIDFIRVHISQIGGITAARKLQIFAEQFGVRTAWHGPGDMSPVAHAANIHIDLAAPNFGVQEWSGIEPPNFVIQDLKGPHGALLDVFPGLPEYRNGYVYANDKPGLGVDLDEAEAAKYPCENTVTQWTQTRRRDGSLQTP from the coding sequence ATGGGAGTCACTATCCAGGACATTCGGGTCATATGTACTGCGCCCGAGGGAATCAACCTGGTGGTCATCAAAGTTGAGACCAACCAGCCTGGGCTGTATGGCCTGGGGTGTGGTACCTTTGCCTACCGTCATCTGCTGGTAAAGCAGGTGGTGGAAGAATACCTCAAGCCGTTGCTGGTGGGCAGGAACGCAGAAAATATTGAGGAACTTTGGCAGCTGATGCATCAAAACGCGTACTGGCGCAACGGACCTGTGGAAAACAACGCTATTTCCGGAGTGGATATGGCCTTGTGGGATATCAAGGGAAAGTTGGCCGGCATGCCCTGTTACCAGCTTTTCGGCGGAAAATGCCGGGAGGGCATTCCAGTTTATCGCCACGTAGACGGAAAAGATCTCAGCGAAATCTGTGAAAACATTCAGCGGTATCAGGAAATGGGGATCACCCATCTGCGTTGTCAATGCGGCGGTTACGGCGGTGGCCGCTATGGAAAGGCCCCCAGCACGGCTCCTGAGGGAGCGCCCGACGGTATTTACCTGGATTCCCGGCGATACATCCGGGATACGGTCAAACTCTTCCAGGGAATTCGCGATCGGGTTGGATATGACATCGCTCTGGTGCATGATGTTCACGAGCGAATTGCTCCGGTGGAAGCAGTCCGCTTGGCCAAGGAACTGGAGCCATATGATTTGTTCTTCCTGGAGGATCCTGTTCCCCTGGAGCAGACGGAGTGGTTGAAAGTGCTGCGGCAGCAGACCAGCATTCCTATTGCTCAGGGTGAGCTGTTCAATAACCCTGCAGAGTGGAAATACCTGATTTCGGAACACCTCATTGATTTTATCCGCGTTCATATCAGCCAGATTGGTGGCATTACTGCAGCCAGAAAGCTCCAGATTTTTGCAGAGCAGTTTGGCGTACGTACCGCCTGGCATGGTCCCGGAGATATGTCTCCTGTTGCTCACGCTGCCAATATTCACATCGATCTGGCGGCACCCAACTTTGGCGTTCAGGAATGGTCCGGCATCGAACCCCCCAACTTCGTCATTCAGGATCTGAAGGGTCCCCATGGTGCTTTGCTGGATGTCTTCCCCGGTCTGCCCGAGTATCGCAACGGCTATGTATACGCCAACGACAAGCCCGGTCTCGGCGTGGATTTGGATGAGGCAGAGGCGGCCAAATATCCCTGTGAGAACACAGTTACACAATGGACTCAGACCCGGCGTCGGGATGGTAGTCTCCAAACTCCGTGA
- a CDS encoding TRAP transporter substrate-binding protein, with product MKKRIFGMSVAIALTLGCLAGCGSSSDGGNGGTSGTSGKIELRMAQASAADGAIGQSMEEFARLVSEKSNGNIEITVFHNGQLGTERDNVEACQLGNLDMAVVNNSVMANFIPWFSAFDLPYVIENTDHADKVFLGEIGDEMLTAMDDIGVHGLSIWESGFRNLTNSVRPVNSLADVSGLRIRVMENPVHQALWMALGADAVPMNWSDAYTGMQQGAIDGQENPTTVIDKNNVAEVNDELAVTEHVYSTVAVIMSPSVWNSLGEENQKIINEAMAEVEISERELSRQMEQEALETLQSEGMNITYPDKAEFISATQSVRDEYGKDYADILSRVEAAK from the coding sequence ATGAAAAAGCGGATTTTTGGTATGTCAGTAGCGATTGCCCTGACCCTTGGTTGCCTGGCTGGCTGCGGCAGCAGCAGTGACGGCGGGAACGGCGGTACTTCCGGAACCAGCGGAAAGATCGAGCTGCGTATGGCTCAGGCCTCTGCAGCCGATGGTGCGATTGGCCAGTCCATGGAGGAATTTGCCCGCCTGGTCAGCGAGAAGTCCAACGGAAACATTGAGATCACTGTATTTCACAATGGCCAGCTGGGTACCGAGCGTGATAACGTAGAAGCCTGCCAGCTGGGCAATCTGGACATGGCTGTGGTGAACAACTCGGTGATGGCCAACTTCATTCCTTGGTTCTCTGCCTTTGACCTGCCCTATGTGATTGAGAATACCGACCATGCTGACAAGGTATTCCTGGGTGAGATCGGAGACGAGATGCTGACTGCCATGGATGATATCGGTGTACACGGACTGAGCATCTGGGAGTCTGGCTTCCGCAACCTGACCAACTCGGTACGTCCCGTTAACTCTCTGGCTGATGTCAGCGGCCTGCGTATCCGCGTGATGGAGAACCCTGTGCACCAGGCTCTGTGGATGGCTCTGGGGGCAGACGCTGTTCCCATGAACTGGAGTGACGCTTACACTGGCATGCAGCAGGGTGCCATCGATGGACAGGAGAATCCCACCACCGTTATCGATAAGAACAACGTTGCCGAAGTCAATGACGAGCTTGCCGTCACAGAGCACGTGTACTCCACCGTGGCCGTTATTATGAGCCCCAGCGTGTGGAATTCTCTGGGTGAGGAAAACCAGAAGATCATCAACGAGGCCATGGCTGAGGTCGAGATTTCTGAGCGTGAGCTGAGCCGCCAGATGGAGCAGGAGGCTCTGGAGACCCTGCAGTCTGAAGGTATGAATATTACCTACCCCGACAAGGCTGAGTTCATCTCTGCCACTCAGTCTGTGCGTGACGAGTACGGCAAGGACTATGCCGATATTCTCAGCCGCGTCGAAGCCGCGAAGTAA
- a CDS encoding TRAP transporter small permease gives MRIVLKAVEKFQDLINSLIAAVMMVIMVIILVQTVGRGVSLSIPWSEEASRYLFVTMILLGINIGISQNMMVNIDMIDSFIPHGAKKVLCVIREIIGIVVASMFFYSTFPMIKIGQFQKSPALQLPMSVMYIIMAIGFALAVLATLIRLIRLFTDSDKEENA, from the coding sequence ATGCGCATTGTTTTAAAAGCAGTGGAAAAATTTCAAGATCTGATCAACAGTCTGATTGCAGCTGTAATGATGGTAATCATGGTGATTATTTTGGTCCAGACGGTGGGACGTGGAGTCAGCCTGAGTATTCCCTGGTCTGAGGAAGCTTCCCGTTACCTCTTTGTCACTATGATTCTTCTGGGAATCAACATCGGTATCTCCCAGAACATGATGGTCAATATTGACATGATTGACAGTTTTATTCCCCATGGAGCAAAAAAGGTCCTGTGTGTTATCCGCGAAATTATTGGAATTGTGGTTGCCAGCATGTTTTTCTACAGCACCTTCCCGATGATTAAAATCGGACAGTTTCAGAAGAGTCCTGCTCTGCAGCTCCCTATGTCCGTGATGTATATTATTATGGCGATTGGGTTTGCTCTGGCTGTCTTGGCGACCCTCATTCGTCTGATTCGCCTGTTTACTGATTCGGATAAGGAGGAAAACGCATGA
- a CDS encoding TRAP transporter large permease — protein sequence MSTAAVMLIVVLLILMFSGVPITWSLGAACVASICLDPTLSFSVLCQKIFTGCDNFSMLALPAFFLAGDIMAKGGLSKRLVAFADSFVGWISGGISLVAIVACTFFAAISGSSVATTAAIGGLMYPEMVKRGYPEDYSAAVQAIGGTLGIVIPPSIVFVIYGNITGVSVAKLLMAGVIPGVLCGIMLCVYAYFKAKKEHFPKEAGFSFTRFLKSFANAVWALLMPIIIMGGIYAGIFTPTESAVVAVFYGLLVCLAIYREITCKGIWEIAKGTAATTANLMFLVVTAQMFGYLITYYRIPVYVTEAFMAVASNKYIFLLLIIVLLSICGMFLEVGATNLILGPILAPIAVQFGIDPVHFGMLFVFLLAMGQATPPFGTTMFVACGLSEQPVSRVARQLIPFVLVEIFCAFLFAYIPTLSTFLPNLLK from the coding sequence ATGAGTACTGCTGCTGTAATGCTGATTGTCGTACTGCTGATCCTGATGTTTTCCGGCGTTCCCATCACATGGTCTCTGGGTGCGGCATGTGTTGCTTCAATTTGTCTGGATCCCACACTTTCCTTCTCTGTTTTGTGCCAGAAGATTTTCACCGGGTGTGATAACTTTTCCATGCTGGCCCTGCCAGCTTTCTTCCTTGCCGGCGATATTATGGCCAAGGGTGGTCTGTCCAAACGCCTTGTTGCCTTTGCCGACTCTTTTGTAGGCTGGATTTCCGGCGGTATCTCTCTGGTGGCTATTGTGGCGTGTACTTTCTTTGCCGCTATCTCCGGCTCCTCGGTTGCTACCACTGCTGCCATCGGCGGCCTGATGTATCCTGAGATGGTCAAGCGGGGTTATCCTGAGGACTATTCCGCCGCGGTTCAGGCTATTGGCGGTACCCTGGGTATCGTTATTCCCCCCTCCATCGTATTCGTAATCTACGGCAACATCACTGGTGTTTCTGTGGCGAAGCTGCTGATGGCGGGCGTTATCCCCGGCGTGCTGTGCGGCATAATGCTGTGTGTCTATGCCTACTTCAAGGCCAAGAAAGAGCACTTCCCCAAGGAGGCCGGTTTCTCCTTTACACGTTTTCTGAAGTCCTTTGCTAACGCCGTGTGGGCGCTGCTGATGCCCATCATTATCATGGGCGGCATCTATGCTGGCATCTTTACTCCTACCGAGTCAGCTGTGGTGGCTGTGTTCTACGGTCTGCTGGTCTGCTTGGCCATCTATCGTGAGATCACCTGCAAGGGAATCTGGGAGATTGCCAAGGGCACTGCTGCTACCACCGCAAACCTGATGTTCCTGGTGGTTACCGCTCAGATGTTCGGTTACCTCATTACCTACTACCGCATCCCTGTGTACGTGACCGAGGCCTTTATGGCGGTGGCCAGCAATAAGTACATCTTCCTGCTGCTGATTATCGTGCTGCTGAGTATCTGCGGCATGTTCCTTGAGGTTGGTGCTACAAACCTCATTCTGGGTCCCATCCTGGCTCCCATTGCGGTGCAGTTCGGCATCGACCCCGTCCACTTCGGTATGCTGTTTGTGTTCCTGCTGGCTATGGGCCAGGCTACTCCTCCCTTCGGCACCACTATGTTTGTGGCTTGCGGCCTGAGCGAACAGCCAGTCAGCCGGGTAGCACGGCAGCTGATTCCCTTCGTACTGGTGGAAATTTTCTGTGCATTCCTGTTTGCTTATATTCCCACTCTGTCCACCTTCCTGCCTAACCTGCTGAAGTAA
- a CDS encoding alcohol dehydrogenase catalytic domain-containing protein, whose translation MNGTMKEVVIVEPHKAEVREVPIPQLTSPDDVLIQMKSAGVCGSDHHLYHGLNPCSTYPRIPGHENAGIVAEVGANVTNVKVGDHVIVDLISTCGTCYQCTHGRKNVCENVRVRGSGADGGWREYFIAPAKEVYKISDEVKWEDAALVEPYAIGSHCTGRGRVVEDDVVFILGMGTIGSIILQTCKAKGCKTVICCDVSDSSLERAKGYGADYVINSKTEDIVSRVQEITHGHGCTVAFDAACFPGSLTLCLQPGILCNAARMVPMGFSTAQEGITQAMINQRELDVIGSRMSQNAFEPTIARMEKGEYNTEGIATTFIPFSQIDKVFYLMDHPDDSAKKMVILFD comes from the coding sequence ATGAACGGGACTATGAAGGAAGTTGTTATCGTAGAACCCCATAAAGCTGAAGTGCGAGAGGTCCCTATTCCTCAGCTGACCAGCCCGGATGATGTGCTGATCCAGATGAAGTCCGCCGGCGTGTGCGGCAGCGACCACCATCTCTATCACGGCCTGAATCCCTGTTCCACCTATCCTCGTATCCCCGGCCATGAGAATGCCGGCATTGTAGCTGAGGTGGGTGCCAACGTGACCAATGTGAAGGTAGGCGATCACGTGATCGTGGACCTGATCTCCACTTGCGGCACCTGCTATCAGTGCACCCATGGCCGCAAGAACGTATGTGAAAACGTGCGGGTGCGCGGTTCCGGCGCTGATGGCGGCTGGAGAGAGTATTTCATCGCCCCTGCCAAGGAGGTCTATAAGATTTCCGATGAAGTCAAATGGGAGGATGCCGCCCTGGTCGAGCCCTATGCCATTGGCTCCCACTGCACTGGACGCGGCCGCGTAGTCGAGGACGATGTGGTCTTTATCCTGGGTATGGGCACCATCGGTTCCATTATCCTTCAGACCTGTAAGGCCAAGGGCTGCAAGACCGTAATTTGCTGCGATGTGAGCGACTCCTCTCTGGAGCGCGCCAAGGGCTACGGCGCAGACTATGTAATCAACTCCAAGACTGAGGATATTGTCTCCCGCGTGCAGGAGATTACCCATGGCCACGGCTGTACAGTTGCCTTTGATGCGGCCTGCTTCCCCGGCTCTCTTACCCTGTGTCTCCAGCCTGGCATCCTGTGCAATGCGGCCCGCATGGTCCCCATGGGATTCTCCACTGCCCAGGAGGGGATTACCCAGGCTATGATCAACCAGCGCGAGTTGGATGTCATTGGTTCCCGTATGTCCCAGAATGCCTTTGAGCCCACCATTGCCCGTATGGAGAAGGGTGAGTATAATACCGAGGGAATCGCCACTACATTTATTCCCTTCAGCCAGATTGACAAGGTATTTTATCTCATGGACCACCCTGACGATTCCGCAAAGAAAATGGTTATTCTGTTTGACTGA
- a CDS encoding SDR family NAD(P)-dependent oxidoreductase: MIHNLFDITGKKAIVTGGTRGLGFGMAEGLLEAGCEVCIVGSSEKSVSAALAKFQEKGFACHGVHGDMSVRDEVYRVFQAALAELGGDLDILVVAHGIQRRHSAEEFPLSDWDDVINVNLNSVFILDQEAAKIMLPKGYGKIINIASMVSWFGGQTVPAYSAAKGGVTQMTKEMSNDWIKRGINVNAIAPGYMATDMNAALTQEANPERYQQITDRIPAGRWGTGDDMKGTCIFLASHASDYLGGAIIPVDGGYLVK, encoded by the coding sequence ATGATTCATAATCTTTTTGATATTACCGGGAAAAAAGCTATTGTGACCGGTGGTACCCGCGGCCTTGGCTTTGGCATGGCTGAGGGCCTGCTGGAGGCCGGTTGTGAGGTCTGCATTGTGGGCTCCAGCGAAAAAAGTGTTTCTGCTGCCCTGGCCAAGTTCCAGGAGAAAGGTTTTGCCTGCCACGGTGTCCACGGCGATATGTCCGTGCGGGATGAAGTCTACCGGGTATTCCAGGCTGCTCTGGCCGAACTGGGCGGCGATCTGGACATCCTGGTGGTAGCCCATGGTATCCAGAGACGTCACAGTGCCGAGGAGTTTCCTCTGTCCGACTGGGATGATGTTATTAACGTAAATCTCAACTCCGTATTTATCTTGGACCAGGAGGCGGCTAAAATCATGCTGCCCAAGGGATACGGCAAGATCATCAATATCGCCTCCATGGTGTCTTGGTTCGGCGGCCAGACTGTACCCGCTTACAGCGCGGCGAAGGGCGGCGTGACCCAGATGACCAAGGAGATGAGCAATGACTGGATCAAGCGTGGCATCAATGTTAATGCTATCGCACCGGGTTACATGGCCACCGATATGAACGCGGCTCTGACTCAGGAAGCGAATCCCGAGCGCTACCAGCAGATTACGGACCGGATTCCTGCCGGACGATGGGGTACCGGCGACGATATGAAGGGTACCTGCATTTTCCTGGCTTCTCATGCCAGCGACTATTTGGGTGGTGCGATCATTCCCGTAGACGGTGGTTACCTGGTGAAATAA
- a CDS encoding PF20097 family protein yields the protein MEQGVTECVGAGFESWYEFTSETERAKKGIRGFFTRQTIDIPSALGEHPAWHCPRCRKVLMWVDSKE from the coding sequence ATGGAGCAGGGCGTGACAGAGTGTGTCGGCGCCGGCTTTGAGAGCTGGTATGAGTTTACTTCAGAGACAGAGCGAGCGAAAAAAGGAATTCGGGGATTTTTTACCCGGCAGACTATAGATATCCCTTCTGCTTTGGGGGAACACCCGGCATGGCACTGCCCCAGGTGCAGAAAAGTCCTGATGTGGGTGGACAGTAAGGAATAA
- a CDS encoding DUF421 domain-containing protein, protein MFAVIPARLWRKGACPIQIFVLCLTTLGSFAAIFLAAKFIGHKQIAQLDFFDYITGITIGSIAAEMATELEQPWKPLTAIVIYAGVTFLLSVVTNKFPRTRRYLYGSPTILMDQGKLYRENLKKAKLDLEEFLVMCRQQGYFDLTSIQTAIFEFNGRLTILPVSTQRPVTPSDMELSPEQELLFTELIMDGRILESNLKNMGLDLTWLDKQLKQRGIHSAQDVFLAVCDKNQRLVIYKNDHNRRHTN, encoded by the coding sequence ATGTTTGCTGTCATTCCGGCCAGACTATGGAGAAAGGGGGCGTGTCCTATTCAAATTTTTGTTCTTTGCCTTACCACGTTAGGTTCCTTTGCCGCCATCTTTCTGGCGGCAAAGTTTATTGGCCACAAGCAGATTGCGCAGCTGGATTTTTTTGATTATATCACGGGAATCACCATCGGCTCCATCGCCGCGGAGATGGCCACAGAACTGGAGCAGCCCTGGAAACCCCTTACCGCAATTGTGATTTACGCAGGAGTCACGTTTCTGCTCAGCGTGGTGACCAACAAATTTCCCAGAACACGCAGATATCTCTATGGTTCCCCCACGATTCTTATGGATCAAGGGAAGCTCTATCGGGAAAATTTAAAAAAGGCGAAGCTTGATTTAGAGGAATTTCTGGTTATGTGCAGACAACAGGGATACTTTGACCTAACCAGCATTCAGACCGCAATTTTCGAGTTCAATGGAAGGCTGACCATTCTCCCGGTGAGCACCCAACGCCCTGTAACCCCCAGCGATATGGAGCTTTCCCCAGAGCAAGAGCTGTTGTTCACCGAATTGATTATGGACGGGCGGATTCTGGAGAGCAATCTCAAAAACATGGGACTGGATTTGACCTGGCTGGACAAGCAGCTCAAACAGCGCGGGATTCATTCTGCTCAGGATGTTTTCTTGGCGGTCTGTGACAAAAACCAACGGCTTGTCATCTACAAAAATGACCACAACAGAAGGCACACAAACTAG
- a CDS encoding cupin domain-containing protein, with the protein METHSFKKGSCGACVNNHGPAPCIVHVMGAAQKNQNFRTAFWTGSCLQMTLMHIPTCGEIGLEMHPDTDQFIRVENGQALVCVGNRKESLDFQCCLKTGDGIFVPAGSWHNICNTGDCPLKLSSIYAPPHHPKGTVHCTKADAASKD; encoded by the coding sequence ATGGAGACTCATTCCTTTAAAAAGGGCAGCTGTGGCGCTTGTGTGAACAACCACGGGCCGGCACCATGTATCGTCCATGTTATGGGCGCAGCGCAGAAGAATCAAAATTTTCGTACTGCATTTTGGACCGGGAGCTGCTTACAAATGACCCTAATGCACATTCCAACTTGCGGGGAAATAGGGTTAGAGATGCACCCTGATACCGATCAGTTCATCCGGGTCGAAAACGGGCAGGCTCTTGTTTGTGTGGGGAATAGGAAAGAAAGCCTGGATTTCCAGTGTTGCCTGAAAACCGGAGACGGCATTTTTGTGCCGGCAGGATCCTGGCACAATATTTGTAATACTGGGGATTGCCCGCTGAAGCTGTCCTCCATCTATGCTCCGCCTCACCATCCCAAAGGAACGGTCCACTGCACAAAGGCGGATGCAGCTTCAAAAGACTAA